One segment of Schistocerca cancellata isolate TAMUIC-IGC-003103 chromosome 2, iqSchCanc2.1, whole genome shotgun sequence DNA contains the following:
- the LOC126160538 gene encoding neurogenic locus notch homolog protein 1-like — protein sequence MMYFCKCVEGFTGIACEYSDQLLSTVSDCPPHMSREYCLNNGTCYKDIISDVSGYYCVCPYPFHGERCELTFPTESHCPDFIQKQLCSQHATCIEITLNDFVIYYCECLEGFYGLRCEHTSITTADIGEMVCPPPLDSILCLNGGTCIQIITKQLHKLHFCECVVGFYGLSCEYPYPPVPRLKCPSVIADTRCLNGGTCFMMIVSSVPAYYCVCPSQYHGDKCESKSARKFDIQDSSGTQCPNNIAKSYCQNGGTCYMEFSTVGEPVYYCACSSPYYGERCEEKVHRRSLHLPAEINGTRSPLKAAIKCQNGGTCVTNVTSGETIPYCICAAPFYGEECEFSALISNYRSKRSSKLPCPPEKDDYCLNGGTCYMTETQEIFCDCPPHLTGYRCEFNFRIRGGRLPCPEDLDVNFCQNGGTCYMERGIGSPRVHCICTPHYSGKRCEQNVYYHSHSGQCSAENANKLCQNGGTCLAYTFTGDTIYYCHCPYPFYGKTCELKYPEPFSCPTELQASLCLNGGLCIEAKSNGHYIYWCKCPENYYGARCEHIQRRQLFCPPPFNTVLCKNGGSCINAIDSEGQQIFFCQCAKAFTGPSCEYSLPYVPTLPDVCPPAMKATFCLHGGKCQVHRFMDSLTYFCRCPYPYHGERCEHMFSAVSPCSQSVGSCLCCNGGECSKINLDKCDIYYCGCAEGYYGARCEHAHETQQECPRPFSTELCKNAGTCVSIMTSGKQNLYFCKCVEGFYGMSCEYPYPALQLSCVQCPPYVTRSLCLNGGKCCMDIVVGEPIYYCVCPEPYYGDMCDLKHSRELSCSLPFRLFLCLNGGSCVQGKSNGYNIQWCECTRGYYGARCEHVQNHTASNILKCPPDLETDLCKNGGTCVGIVSPADRDLFFCECPERFYGLYCENLHTPIPSAVVCPHEEIAPYCLHGGTCLFDAFQLLYYCTCAYPFAGERCEYMHPVQSSCPQSLAKYLCLNGGTCIHIRLTHYGIYVCKCTEGFYGSKCEYNSEDAGIHTFKCPHPLDSELCKNGGTCYGVAQSINHQELYFCKCLENFYGLSCEHQHVHEANKGKECPPGIERHFCENGGTCYAVNIEGIHVYYCECLDPYFGGRCELINTKPQSCPWILDQFLCLNGGICSSLLQKTHQCDIYYCECKEGYGGHRCENKIFPEIETEYCSQPGSDWFCLGNGICFQEVINGQNIYHCDCKTDFAGERCQLYVKGKSKPCSYGYNEVFCLHGGTCFQTSVDKVTMFYCECQDGFIGERCEYKQPRIRDCCPVSIDRILCLNGGTCYKENIQHQDYYMCACQGHYFGPRCEYKPVSTETCQSDLAENFCLNGGTCYSFLFESVTVYYCQCTDGHYGGRCEHAVNNTLVEGLCSADMADWFCANGGTCFNILVLNEPFYYCECPNQYTGARCESKLSTEAVTCSVNISEVFCRLGSECYDMVIGDTMFHYCDCAEGYRGMRCQYEKYKHNCPTILATEFCLNGATCHVLFFKGHVVYYCECTTEYYGLRCETKFPYSEGIAYPCEETFGAHYCLNGGTCYEIDHPDEKVTFCECPEGYNGLRCEFSDYEPVDKPECPPPLHDTFCKNGGTCYLAPFNTTGSPYICKCREGYQGAQCEFHAGEEVTGNCYPPHNESFCLNGGTCYQEEPGPDADRVCYCPANYYGPRCESSTTLLAFQCPLAIASNFCYNGGTCYQADHGPDTIYFCHCPEDYRGLRCEYGPDTSVNQTKLCPPPLNEGYCQNGGTCYQMDNGTNTFYFCECASGFTGPRCEHWSRNVEQCDFPLDSTFCFNAGTCNRVKIPESAVYYCECPSDFYGLRCEIRMPCAGSVIRRCDREKEKDFCLNNGLCYESECGDNTVRACTCPKGYTGVRCEFPPARRLGCPYPLDSYFCQNGGTCATILFEGHALFGCHCPQGYSGEKCELDMSSKHEFCPIQFGEIFCLNGGICYETSLMNEVVYYCECPDGYWGERCEFSGVLKFPCPKSLGNVFCLNGGTGSNQVQEQEFTTENLNNMPAIDVTISVPVNAEPDPIIVILQKLDAMASNISMLNQRQEGFNDSAMSPDATDGLS from the coding sequence ATGATGTACTTCTGCAAATGTGTTGAAGGATTCACTGGAATAGCTTGTGAGTATTCAGACCAGCTTTTGAGCACTGTAAGTGATTGCCCACCACATATGTCGAGAGAATACTGCTTAAATAATGGAACATGCTATAAGGATATAATTTCAGATGTATCAGGTTATTATTGTGTCTGCCCTTATCCATTTCACGGGGAGAGATGTGAACTGACGTTCCCTACAGAGTCACATTGTCCAGATTTCATTCAAAAGCAGTTATGTTCACAGCATGCTACCTGTATTGAAATCACGTTGAACGACTTTGTTATTTACTACTGTGAATGTTTAGAAGGATTCTACGGATTAAGATGTGAACATACTTCTATAACAACAGCAGACATTGGAGAAATGGTTTGTCCACCTCCTCTGGACTCAATTTTATGTTTGAATGGTGGAACATGTATTCAAATAATAACAAAACAACTCCACAAACTTCACTTTTGCGAGTGCGTAGTGGGTTTCTATGGACTGTCTTGTGAATATCCATACCCTCCTGTACCCAGACTTAAGTGCCCATCAGTGATAGCTGATACTCGCTGTTTAAATGGTGGTACATGTTTCATGATGATTGTAAGTAGTGTGCCAGCGTATTACTGTGTTTGCCCTAGTCAGTATCATGGAGACAAGTGTGAATCTAAAAGTGCTCGAAAGTTTGATATTCAGGATTCCTCAGGTACTCAGTGTCCAAACAATATTGCAAAATCTTACTGTCAGAATGGTGGTACATGTTACATGGAATTTAGCACTGTAGGTGAACCAGTCTACTATTGTGCCTGCTCTAGTCCTTATTATGGTGAAAGGTGTGAAGAGAAAGTTCACCGTCGTTCCCTACATCTGCCTGCTGAGATAAATGGTACACGCTCACCATTAAAGGCAGCTATAAAGTGTCAGAATGGCGGTACATGTGTTACAAATGTGACCAGTGGTGAGACAATTCCCTATTGCATTTGTGCTGCACCTTTCTATGGAGAGGAGTGTGAATTCAGTGCTCTAATTTCAAATTACCGCTCCAAGCGTTCTTCAAAACTCCCCTGTCCACCAGAAAAGGACGATTATTGTCTGAATGGTGGTacatgttacatgactgagacacAGGAGATCTTTTGTGACTGCCCACCCCATCTCACTGGATATCGATGTGAATTTAATTTCAGGATACGCGGTGGAAGACTACCTTGCCCGGAAGATTTGGATGTCAACTTCTGTCAAAATGGTGGTACATGCTATATGGAGCGTGGCATTGGTTCTCCTAGAGTCCATTGTATTTGTACCCCACATTACAGTGGAAAGAGATGTGAACAAAATGTTTATTACCATTCTCACAGTGGCCAGTGTTCTGCAGAAAATGCTAATAAGCTTTGTCAAAATGGTGGCACATGTTTAGCGTATACTTTTACTGGTGATACAATATATTATTGCCATTGCCCTTACCCCTTTTATGGCAAAACATGTGAGCTGAAATACCCAGAACCATTCAGTTGTCCAACAGAACTCCAAGCATCACTGTGTCTGAATGGTGGTTTATGTATAGAAGCAAAATCAAATGGACATTATATTTACTGGTGTAAGTGCCCAGAAAATTACTATGGAGCTAGATGTGAGCACATTCAGCGAAGACAACTTTTTTGTCCACCACCTTTTAATACTGTTTTGTGCAAGAATGGTGGTTCTTGTATCAATGCCATAGACAGTGAAggacaacaaatttttttctgccaGTGTGCTAAAGCGTTTACGGGACCATCTTGTGAATATTCTCTCCCTTATGTGCCTACACTACCTGATGTCTGCCCACCAGCTATGAAAGCAACCTTCTGCCTGCATGGTGGAAAATGTCAAGTGCATCGATTCATGGACAGTCTGACATATTTTTGCAGGTGCCCTTATCCTTATCATGGTGAGAGATGTGAGCATATGTTTTCTGCTGTATCACCTTGTTCACAGAGCGTTGGTTCTTGTCTATGCTGCAATGGTGGTGAGTGTTCCAAAATAAACTTGGATAAGTGTGACATTTACTACTGTGGTTGTGCAGAAGGCTACTATGGAGCTAGATGTGAACATGCTCATGAAACACAACAGGAATGCCCACGTCCCTTTAGTACTGAATTGTGCAAGAATGCTGGCACATGTGTATCCATCATGACCAGTGGCAAGCAGAATCTTTACTTCTGCAAATGTGTAGAAGGATTCTATGGAATGTCCTGTGAATACCCCTATCCAGCACTACAGTTATCATGCGTCCAATGTCCTCCGTATGTTACAAGAAGCCTTTGTTTAAATGGTGGTAAATGTTGTATGGATATTGTTGTTGGAGAGCCAATCTACTACTGTGTTTGTCCTGAGCCATATTATGGCGACATGTGTGACCTGAAACATTCCCGAGAATTAAGTTGTTCATTGCCATTCAGACTATTTTTATGCCTAAATGGTGGTTCATGTGTTCAAGGGAAATCAAATGGCTATAACATTCAGTGGTGTGAATGCACAAGAGGATACTATGGAGCAAGATGTGAACACGTTCAAAATCATACTGCAAGCAATATACTTAAGTGCCCCCCTGATTTAGAGACGGATTTATGCAAAAATGGTGGTACATGTGTGGGTATAGTATCCCCTGCAGACCGTGACTTATTCTTCTGTGAATGTCCAGAAAGGTTCTATGGGTTATATTGTGAAAACTTACATACACCTATACCTTCCGCAGTTGTGTGTCCACATGAAGAAATAGCACCATACTGCCTACATGGAGGTACATGCCTTTTTGATGCCTTTCAGTTATTGTACTACTGTACTTGTGCTTATCCTTTTGCTGGGGAAAGATGTGAGTACATGCATCCTGTGCAGTCATCTTGCCCACAGTCCCTTGCTAAGTACTTGTGCCTTAATGGTGGCACATGTATTCATATAAGACTGACCCATTATGGAATTTACGTTTGTAAATGCACAGAAGGGTTCTATGGAAGTAAGTGTGAATACAATTCTGAAGATGCAGGTATCCATACATTTAAGTGTCCACATCCATTGGATTCAGAATTGTGTAAGAATGGTGGAACATGTTATGGTGTAGCTCAGTCTATTAATCATCAAGAACTCTATTTTTGTAAGTGTCTAGAAAATTTCTATGGTCTTTCATGTGAACATCAACATGTTCATGAGGCAAATAAAGGAAAGGAATGCCCACCAGGAATTGAACGACATTTCTGTGAAAATGGTGGTACATGTTATGCAGTGAATATTGAAGGAATTCATGTTTACTATTGTGAATGTCTTGATCCATACTTTGGTGGAAGATGTGAGCTCATTAATACAAAGCCGCAGTCTTGCCCGTGGATATTAGATCAATTTTTATGTCTCAATGGTGGTATATGTTCTTCCTTATTACAAAAAACTCATCAATGTGACATATACTATTGTGAGTGTAAGGAAGGATATGGTGGACATAGATGTGAAAATAAGATATTCCCTGAGATAGAgacagagtattgcagtcaacctGGTAGTGATTGGTTCTGTCTTGGCAATGGTATATGTTTTCAAGAAGTGATTAATGGACAAAACATTTATCACTGTGACTGTAAGACAGACTTTGCTGGAGAGAGGTGTCAACTGTACGTTAAAGGGAAATCAAAACCATGTTCATATGGATATAATGAGGTATTTTGCCTGCATGGTGGCACATGTTTTCAAACTTCAGTCGATAAAGTAACAATGTTTTACTGTGAATGTCAAGATGGTTTTATTGGAGAACGTTGTGAATACAAGCAGCCCAGAATTAGAGATTGTTGCCCAGTATCCATAGATAGAATATTATGTCTGAATGGTGGGACATGTTACAAAGAAAATATCCAGCACCAGGATTATTACATGTGTGCATGTCAAGGGCACTACTTTGGACCCAGATGTGAATATAAGCCAGTGAGTACAGAAACCTGTCAATCAGATTTAGCTGAAAACTTCTGCCTGAATGGTGGCACATGTTATTCCTTTCTGTTTGAATCAGTCACAGTCTATTATTGTCAATGTACAGATGGACACTATGGAGGAAGATGTGAACATGCAGTAAATAATACTTTAGTAGAAGGACTCTGCTCAGCAGACATGGCTGACTGGTTTTGTGCAAATGGTGGAACATGTTTTAATATTCTAGTGTTGAATGAGCCATTTTATTATTGTGAATGCCCAAATCAATACACTGGGGCAAGATGTGAGTCTAAATTGTCTACTGAAGCTGTTACATGCTCTGTAAACATTAGTGAAGTATTTTGTCGCTTGGGCAGTGAATGCTATGATATGGTGATAGGGGATACAATGTTTCACTACTGTGATTGTGCTGAAGGTTACAGAGGTATGAGGTGCCAGTATGAAAAATACAAACATAACTGTCCAACAATTTTGGCAACAGAATTTTGTTTAAATGGTGCTACATGTCATGTGCTTTTTTTCAAAGGTCATGTTGTTTATTATTGTGAATGTACAACTGAATACTATGGACTAAGATGTGAGACTAAATTTCCATACTCTGAAGGTATAGCGTATCCATGTGAAGAGACATTTGGTGCACATTACTGTCTGAATGGTGGAACATGCTATGAAATAGATCATCCAGATGAAAAAGTGACCTTTTGTGAGTGTCCAGAAGGCTACAATGGGTTAAGGTGTGAATTTTCTGATTATGAACCTGTAGATAAGCCAGAGTGTCCACCTCCATTACATGACACCTTCTGCAAAAATGGTGGCACTTGCTATTTGGCACCATTTAACACTACTGGCAGTCCCTACATATGTAAATGTCGAGAAGGATATCAAGGTGCACAGTGTGAATTCCATGCAGGTGAAGAAGTTACTGGTAATTGTTATCCTCCACACAATGAAAGTTTCTGCCTTAATGGTGGAACTTGTTATCAAGAGGAACCAGGACCAGATGCAGATCGTGTGTGCTACTGTCCTGCAAACTATTATGGGCCAAGATGTGAGTCCAGTACTACACTTTTAGCATTCCAGTGTCCACTAGCCATTGCTTCTAATTTCTGTTACAATGGTGGAACATGTTATCAGGCAGATCATGGACCTGACACAATTTATTTTTGTCACTGTCCTGAGGACTACAGGGGCTTAAGATGTGAATATGGACCTGATACGAGTGTAAATCAGACAAAATTGTGCCCTCCTCCACTTAATGAGGGCTACTGTCAAAATGGCGGAACATGCTACCAGATGGACAATGGGACTAATACATTTTACTTTTGTGAATGCGCTAGTGGGTTCACAGGCCCAAGATGTGAACATTGGTCGCGGAATGTAGAACAGTGTGACTTTCCATTAGATTCAACTTTTTGTTTTAATGCAGGTACGTGCAATCGAGTGAAAATTCCAGAGTCTGCTGTTTATTACTGTGAATGTCCATCAGACTTTTATGGACTTAGGTGTGAAATTCGCATGCCTTGTGCAGGGTCTGTAATTAGACGATGTgacagagaaaaagaaaaggaTTTCTGCCTTAATAATGGCTTGTGCTATGAATCAGAATGTGGAGATAACACAGTTCGTGCCTGTACTTGTCCAAAGGGCTATACAGGAGTAAGGTGTGAATTTCCACCTGCAAGAAGACTAGGGTGTCCGTATCCTCTAGACAGCTATTTCTGTCAGAATGGAGGAACTTGTGCCACCATACTGTTTGAGGGTCATGCTTTGTTTGGCTGTCATTGTCCACAAGGTTACAGTGGAGAGAAGTGTGAATTGGATATGAGTTCTAAGCACGAATTTTGTCCCATTCAGTTTGGAGAAATTTTTTGCCTCAATGGTGGGATATGTTATGAAACATCACTTATGAATGAAGTGGTGTACTACTGTGAATGTCCAGATGGATACTGGGGTGAACGATGTGAATTTAGTGGTGTCCTCAAATTCCCTTGTCCAAAGTCACTGGGCAATGTATTCTGTCTAAATGGCG